One part of the Humulus lupulus chromosome 9, drHumLupu1.1, whole genome shotgun sequence genome encodes these proteins:
- the LOC133800064 gene encoding uncharacterized protein LOC133800064 — protein sequence MVAYLKRVKGYLEQLEWYSIEQIPRERNIHADALAKLASTKDGDILESILVEYLSKPSIIEVEVHMINTKKGSWVDPIMSALKDGALPTEKGEARRLVYKAARYTLVDGVLYKRGFSMPLLRCVDEEEAMEVLYEIHEDECGNHASGPSTARKATRQGYYWPSMEKDASDFTRKCDKCQRHTNYSRKPLNELTSLTIPWPFAI from the coding sequence ATGGTTGCATACTTAAAAAGGGTAAAAGGCTACCTAGAGCAATTGGAGTGgtatagcatagagcaaatcccaagagagaggaataTCCATGCCGATGCCCTCGCAAAGCTAGCTTCGACAAAGGATGGAGATATCCTCGAGTCCATACTTGTGGAGTACTTATCCAAGCCAAGCATCATTGAAGTAGAGGTTCATATGATCAACACCAAAAAAGGATCGTGGGTGGACCCAATTATGAGCGCCCTGAAGGATGGAGCTCTACCAACAGAGAAGGGAGAAGCTCGGAGGCTGGTGTATAAAGCTGCCCGGTACACCTTAGTAGATGGAGTCTTGTACAAGAGAGGGTTTTCTATGCCACTCTTGCGATGTGTTGATGAAGAGGAGGCAATGGAAGTTTTGTATGAAATACATGAGGACGAATGCGGCAACCATGCGAGTGGGCCATCCACGGCCAGGAAAGCAAcgaggcaagggtactactggccctctaTGGAGAAGGATGCAAGTGACTTCACGAgaaaatgtgacaaatgtcaaagaCACACAAACTACTCCCGAAAGCCCTTAAATGAGCTAACTAGCCTAACCATCCCTTGGCCTTTTGCTATTTGA